The following DNA comes from Candidatus Methylomirabilota bacterium.
GCGCCGCCCAAGGCGCCCCGGGGCGAGCCGAAGACGGAAGGGAAGGCGGACGCCAAGGAGCCCGCCGAGTGACCGCCGAGGCGATAGGCTTCGGGCTGGTAGCGGCCGTGCTACTGGCCTCGAGTCTCGCCGTCGTGCTCACGCCCAACCTCTTCCACGCCGTGCTGTTCCTGGCCGCCGCCCTCGTCTCCACCGGGGTCGTCTTTCTGCTCCTCGACGCCGCGTTTCTCTTCGCCGTTCAGCTCCTCCTCTATGCGGGCGGGGTGATCACGATCATGGTCTTCGCGATCATGCTCACCGAGCGGCTGGTCGGGGAGCGCCTGGTGCAGACGAGCCGCTGGGTCGTCAACGGCGCCATCATGGCCGCCGCCGTCTTCGTCGGCATCGTCGGCTTCGTCGTCCGGTCGGGCCGCCCCGCCCGCCCCCCGGCTGCCGCGGACCGCACGGCCGACCTCGCCCGCGCCCTCGTCGGCCCGTTCGCGGCGCCCTTTGAACTGCTCGGCGTGCTCCTGGTCGCCGCGCTGCTGGGCGCCATCTACTTCGCCCGGACCGAGGACTGAGGGCCGTGCCCGGCCTGCACGCCTACCTCATCCTGGCCGCGCTCGTCTTCGCCATCGGGCTCTTCGGCGTGCTGACACGGCGCAACGCCATCGGCATCCTGCTGGGGATCGAGCTGATGCTGAACGCGGTGAACATCAACCTGGTGGCATTCGCCCGCTTCAACGCGGACCTGGTGGGACTGGTCTTCACGCTCTTCACGATCTCGATCACGGTGACCGAGGTCGGCGTGGGGCTCGCCATCATCATCGCGATCTTCCGCGCTCGGAAGACGATCGAAGCCGACCACTTGAACCTCCTGCGGGGCTAGCCCAGTGAGCGCGACCGATCACGCCCTGCACGTCCTGCTGCTTCCGTTCGCCGCCTTCGCGATCCTCGCCGTCGTCCCCTGGCTCCGGCGGAAGGGCCGGGCGGCCGGCTGGCTATCCATCATCGCGGTGGCGGGCGCTCTCTACCGCGCGCTCACGGTCTGGGCCGGCGGCGGGCGGGGCGAGGCGACGTGGGCGTGGATCTCCGCCGACGGCGGACCGATCGCGACGGTCGGCGTCCTGGTGGACGAGCTGAGCGCGGCCATGCTCGTCCTGGTGACGCTGGTCTCGCTGCTGGTGCAGATCTACTCGCTCTCGTACCTCGACCAGGAGACGCCGCCGGCGCTGGGGCGCTACTACACCTACCAATCGCTCTTCGCCTTCTCGATGCTGGGCCTCGTGCTCTCGCCGTCATTCCTCCAGATGTTCATCTTCTGGGAACTGGTCGGGCTCTGCTCCTATCTGCTCATCGGCTACTGGTACGACCGGCCGTCGGCAGCGCGCGCCGCCGTGAAGGCCTTCTGGATCACCAAGCTGGGCGACGTCGGTTTCATCGTCGGTATCGTCATGCTGTGGGCGTCGACGGGGACTTTCGAGTTCGGCGCGCTCTTCCGGATGGCGGCGGAGCGCACGCTGCCGCTGGCCGGCCTCGGGCTGATCATGGTCCTGATCTACCTGGGCGCGGTGGGGAAGTCGGCGCAGTTCCCGCTCCACGTCTGGCTGCCCGACGCTATGGAAGGCCCCACGCCCGTGTCGGCCCTCATCCACGCCGCCACGATGGTGACTGCCGGCGTCTTCATGGTGACCCGCGCGATGCCGTTGTTCCGGCTGGTGCCCGACGTTCTGGCCCTCATCGGCTGGGTCGGCGCGTTCACGGCGCTGCTGGCCGCCACCATGGCCTGCGTGGAGGGTGACATCAAGCGCGTGCTCGCCTACTCCACGGTCTCCCAGCTGGGCTACATGATGGCCGCCGCCGGCGCGGGAGCCGCCGACGCCGGCTTCTTCCACCTGCTCACCCACGGGGTCTTCAAGGCGCTGCTCTTCCTCGCCGCCGGGGCCGTCATCCACGCCGTCGGCACCGGCGACATCTTCCGCATGGGCGGGCTCTTCCGTGCGCTCCCACAGGCGGGCGTGGTCTTCATCGTGGGCACGCTGGCGTTGGCGGGCGTGTGGCCCTTGGCCGGCTTCTTCTCGAAGGAGGCGGTCCTCGGCGGCGTATGGGAGGGGCGGATGACCGGCCCCTTCCTCATGCTGGCGCTGACGGCCTTCCTCACCGCGTTCTACATGTTCCGCGTCATCTTCATCGCGTTCTTCGGCCGCGCGCACGCCGAGGCTCACGCCCACGACGCGCCGCTCCTGATGGCGGTGCCGCTGTGGGTGCTGGCCGTGCTGACGGTGGTGATCGGGTTGCGCTTCGTCGTGGCCGGGGCGGGGGAGCACCACGGGCCCGGGTGGCTGGCGCCACTCTCGCTCGGGCTGGCGCTCGCCGGCTTCCTGCTGGCCGCGGCGCTGTATCAGCGGCGGCTTGTCGAGCCGGCGCGCCTGGCCGCGGTCTTCCCCCTGAACGTGCTCGACGTCATGGCCCGGCACCGCTACGGCGTCGACGCCCTCTACGCGTTACTCTATCGCGCATTCATCCTGGGCTTCTCGCGCCTGGTGGGGTGGATCGACCGCTACCTCGTGGACGGGCTCGTCAACTTCGGGAGCGCCGGGACCCTGCGCGCCGGCGACCTCCTCCGGCGCATCCAGAGCGGGCGGGCCCAGGACTACGTGTACGGCGTCGCCTTCGGAGTGCTGGTGCTCTTCGTCGTGGCCCAGTGGGTGCGGCGATGACCACCATCCCGCTCCTCTCCCTGATCACCTGGACGCCCTTCGTCGGCGCGCTCCTCATCATGTTCACGGCCCGCCACCGTCCGCTGGCCGTCCGCCTCATCGCGGCCGCGACCACCGGGATCTCGACCGTGCTCTCGCTCTGGATCTACGTCGCCTACGACCGGGAAGGCGCGGGCTTCCAGTTCTACGAGAAGCTCCCCCTCGTCCCGGCGCTCGGCATCTCCTACGAGCTGGGCGCCGACGGCATCAGCCTGGTCCTCGTGCTGCTCACGTCGATCATCATCTTCAGCGGCGTTTTCGCGTCGTGGACGGTCGCCGTGCGCAGTCAGGAGTTCTACGCGCTGCTCCTGACGCTGGTCACGGGGGTATTCGGCGTCTTCGTGGCTCTGGATCTCTTCGTCTTCTTCCTCTTCTACGAGCTGGCCGTGCTTCCGATGTACCTGCTCATCGGGATCTGGGGCTCCACCGGGGAGATCCGGCCGCGCGGCATCTTCGCCTGGGCTTACCGGGAGACGGGCGTGGGGACCAAAGAGTACGCGGCGATGAAGCTGACGCTCTACCTGCTCTTCGGCTCCGCGTTCATCCTGGTCGGCATCTTCGCGCTCTACGTGGTCTCGGGAACCTCCTCGTTCTCGTTCCTCGACCTGGAGGCGGCCACCTTCGATCGCGGGCTCCAGCGCTGGGTCTTCCTGGCCTTCTACATCGGCTTCGGCATCCTGGCCGGCATCTGGCCGCTGCACACCTGGTCACCCGACGGCCACGCCTCGGCGCCCACCGCCGTGTCGATGCTGCACGCGGGCGTGTTGATGAAGCTGGGCGCCTACGGCGTGGTGCGCCTCGGGATGGGGCTGCTGCCCGACGGCGCCCGGGACCTCGTGTGGCTGGTGGGCACCATCGCCTGCATCAACATCGTCTACGGGGCACTGTCGGCGATGGCGCAGACCGACCTCAAGTACGTCATCGCCTACTCCTCGGTCTCGCACATGGGCATCGTCATGCTGGGCGCAGCGACGCTCACCGAGGCCGGGTTGAACGGCTCCGTCTTCCAGATGTTCGCCCACGGCATCATGACGGGCCTCTTTTTCGCGCTGGTGGGCCTCGTCTACGAGAAGGCGCACTCCCGTGAGATCGGGAAGATGGGCGGCTTCGGGCGGGCGATGCCCGGCATCGCCACCGCCTTCACCGTGGCCGGCCTCTCCTCGCTCGGCCTGCCCGCGACCGCGGGCTTCGTCGCCGAGCTGCTCACCTTCCTGGGGAGCTGGCGCTCGGCCCATCCCTGGTGGCTCCTGCCCGCCGTGGCCGGCACGTTCCTCACGGCGGTGTACGTCCTGCGCGTGGCCAAACAGATCTTCTGGGGTCCGCTCTCGCCGCACTTCCACCACCTGGAGGATGCCCGGGGCCCGGAGTGGGTGGCGCTGGTCGTCCTGGTGGCGGTGCTCGTCGTCTTCGGGATGGTGCCCGCCCTCGCCATCGTGCCGATCGACACGGCCACCGTCGGGCTGCTCGCCCGGATCCTGACGCCGTGACCGCCTTCGTGCTCGAGCTCGGGCTCGGCCTCCTGCTCCTGGTCGTCTTCTTCGCCAACCTGTGCGCGCGCGGGCAGGATCGTCGCTGGGTCGGCGGGGTCGCCGCCGCCGGCGTGCTGGTCCTGACCGGCGTGTCGCTGATGGTTTCCCCGGCGCCGCCTGCGCTCGGCGGCATGTTCGTGCAGGACGGGCTCGCCCTCTTCGCCAAGCGCCTCTTCCTGACCGCCACCTTCATCGGGCTCCTGGGCGGGCTCGCGCTGCCGGGCGCGGTCTTCGCGCGGCGCGCCGCCGAGTATCACCTGCTGGTGCTCGGCTCGCTCCTGGGGATGCTGGTGCTGGCCTCGGCGCGGGATCTCATTCTGCTCTTCGTGGCCTTCGAGCTGATGTCGATCCCGCTCTACGTGCTCTCCGGCTTCGCCAAGCGCGAGGACGTGGCGGTGGAAGCGGCGCTCAAGTTCTTCCTGGTCGGCAGCGTCTCGTCGGCGGTGATGGCGTACGGGCTGTCGTTCGTGTACGGCGCCGCCAAGACGACGAGCCTCGCTGTGGTGGCGCGCGCGCTGCCGGGGGGCGACCCGCTCCTCGTCCTGGGCCTGCTCCTGGCCTTCACCGGCTTCGGGTTCAAGATCGCCGCCTTCCCGTTCCACATGTGGGTGCCGGACACCTACGAGGCGGCGCCCACGCCCTTCGTGGCGTGGCTCAGCGTGGCGCCGAAGGCCGCCGGATTCGTCGCCCTCTTCCGCGTGTACTTCGAGGGGGTCGGCCCCGCAGTGGCGTTCTGGGTGCCGATCGCGGCGACGCTGGCCACCCTCACCATCGTGGCGGGCAACCTCATGGCGCTGCCCCAGCAGAACGCCAAGCGCTTGCTGGCCTACTCAGGCATCGCCCACATCGGCTACATGCTGGTCGGCTTCGCCGCGGCCTCGGCGTCGGGCACGGCCATGGTCCTCTTCTATCTGGTCGCTTACGTCTTCGGGAACATGGGGGCGTTCCTCGTCGTGGACGCCGTGGCGCGCTCGGAAGGCTCCGAGCACCTGACGGCGTTCCGCGGCCTGGCCCAGCGCTCGCCCCTCCTGGCGCTGGCGATGCTGCTCTTCCTGCTCTCGCTGGGCGGCATTCCCTTCGTGGCGGGCTTCTGGGCCAAGCTCTACGTGTTCTGGGCCGCGGCGGCGGCCGGTCTCTACTGGCTCGTGCTCCTGGGCGCGATCCTCACGGTCGTCGCGCTCTTCTACTACCTCGTGGTCGTCAAGCGCATGTACATCGAGCCGCCGGCGGTCACGGGGCGGGTGCGTCTCGAGCGGACGCTCGCGCTGGCCGTTCTCCTGTGCGCGCTGGGGGTGGTGATTCTCGGCGTGTACCCCAACCCGGTGGTCATGGCCGCCCTGCGGGTGGCCGCGCCTCTCTTTTAGATCGAAGAGGGCCTCGACGGCCCCCTCCGAGCCCCTGCGAGGAATCGGTGGCGCGGGCAGAGCCGGCGCTCGAAACTCGGAGGGGGGCTCCGCCCCCCTTCCGAGACCTCCCCCATCCGGTTGCGCGGGCGGAGCCCGCGCTCGATCATCCAAAGGGGCCTCGACGGCCCCCTCCGGGCCCCTCCGAGGAATCGGTGGCGCGGGCAGAGCCGGCGCTCAACCAGGAGACGCTCAATGGAGATCGCAACGGAGTCGGTGGCGCTCGCCACCGCCGACGGGCGGATACCGTGTCACCTGGCGCGGCCGGCGG
Coding sequences within:
- a CDS encoding NADH-quinone oxidoreductase subunit J, with the protein product MTAEAIGFGLVAAVLLASSLAVVLTPNLFHAVLFLAAALVSTGVVFLLLDAAFLFAVQLLLYAGGVITIMVFAIMLTERLVGERLVQTSRWVVNGAIMAAAVFVGIVGFVVRSGRPARPPAAADRTADLARALVGPFAAPFELLGVLLVAALLGAIYFARTED
- a CDS encoding NADH-quinone oxidoreductase subunit M produces the protein MTTIPLLSLITWTPFVGALLIMFTARHRPLAVRLIAAATTGISTVLSLWIYVAYDREGAGFQFYEKLPLVPALGISYELGADGISLVLVLLTSIIIFSGVFASWTVAVRSQEFYALLLTLVTGVFGVFVALDLFVFFLFYELAVLPMYLLIGIWGSTGEIRPRGIFAWAYRETGVGTKEYAAMKLTLYLLFGSAFILVGIFALYVVSGTSSFSFLDLEAATFDRGLQRWVFLAFYIGFGILAGIWPLHTWSPDGHASAPTAVSMLHAGVLMKLGAYGVVRLGMGLLPDGARDLVWLVGTIACINIVYGALSAMAQTDLKYVIAYSSVSHMGIVMLGAATLTEAGLNGSVFQMFAHGIMTGLFFALVGLVYEKAHSREIGKMGGFGRAMPGIATAFTVAGLSSLGLPATAGFVAELLTFLGSWRSAHPWWLLPAVAGTFLTAVYVLRVAKQIFWGPLSPHFHHLEDARGPEWVALVVLVAVLVVFGMVPALAIVPIDTATVGLLARILTP
- a CDS encoding NADH-quinone oxidoreductase subunit N produces the protein MTAFVLELGLGLLLLVVFFANLCARGQDRRWVGGVAAAGVLVLTGVSLMVSPAPPALGGMFVQDGLALFAKRLFLTATFIGLLGGLALPGAVFARRAAEYHLLVLGSLLGMLVLASARDLILLFVAFELMSIPLYVLSGFAKREDVAVEAALKFFLVGSVSSAVMAYGLSFVYGAAKTTSLAVVARALPGGDPLLVLGLLLAFTGFGFKIAAFPFHMWVPDTYEAAPTPFVAWLSVAPKAAGFVALFRVYFEGVGPAVAFWVPIAATLATLTIVAGNLMALPQQNAKRLLAYSGIAHIGYMLVGFAAASASGTAMVLFYLVAYVFGNMGAFLVVDAVARSEGSEHLTAFRGLAQRSPLLALAMLLFLLSLGGIPFVAGFWAKLYVFWAAAAAGLYWLVLLGAILTVVALFYYLVVVKRMYIEPPAVTGRVRLERTLALAVLLCALGVVILGVYPNPVVMAALRVAAPLF
- the nuoL gene encoding NADH-quinone oxidoreductase subunit L; amino-acid sequence: MSATDHALHVLLLPFAAFAILAVVPWLRRKGRAAGWLSIIAVAGALYRALTVWAGGGRGEATWAWISADGGPIATVGVLVDELSAAMLVLVTLVSLLVQIYSLSYLDQETPPALGRYYTYQSLFAFSMLGLVLSPSFLQMFIFWELVGLCSYLLIGYWYDRPSAARAAVKAFWITKLGDVGFIVGIVMLWASTGTFEFGALFRMAAERTLPLAGLGLIMVLIYLGAVGKSAQFPLHVWLPDAMEGPTPVSALIHAATMVTAGVFMVTRAMPLFRLVPDVLALIGWVGAFTALLAATMACVEGDIKRVLAYSTVSQLGYMMAAAGAGAADAGFFHLLTHGVFKALLFLAAGAVIHAVGTGDIFRMGGLFRALPQAGVVFIVGTLALAGVWPLAGFFSKEAVLGGVWEGRMTGPFLMLALTAFLTAFYMFRVIFIAFFGRAHAEAHAHDAPLLMAVPLWVLAVLTVVIGLRFVVAGAGEHHGPGWLAPLSLGLALAGFLLAAALYQRRLVEPARLAAVFPLNVLDVMARHRYGVDALYALLYRAFILGFSRLVGWIDRYLVDGLVNFGSAGTLRAGDLLRRIQSGRAQDYVYGVAFGVLVLFVVAQWVRR
- the nuoK gene encoding NADH-quinone oxidoreductase subunit NuoK produces the protein MPGLHAYLILAALVFAIGLFGVLTRRNAIGILLGIELMLNAVNINLVAFARFNADLVGLVFTLFTISITVTEVGVGLAIIIAIFRARKTIEADHLNLLRG